The Impatiens glandulifera chromosome 3, dImpGla2.1, whole genome shotgun sequence genome contains a region encoding:
- the LOC124932462 gene encoding receptor-like protein kinase 7: MKKHHFCCLLSLLVFSSALSDELESILAIKSALNNPSATIFNTWNPTTNKLCNFSGITCHPNGAVQIIELSQQYLSGKVPFDSICKLKSLERLSLGSNFLVGSVTADLRNCVNLNYLDLRDNLLNGVVPDLSPLKKLVTLYLELNGFSGPFPWYSLANMSGLVVLSVGDNTFDKSPFPEVLTSLKNLELLYLSNCSIVGSIPRGIGNLRKLHTLELADNYLEGKIPSEITKLRNLKMLELYDNLLTGELPVGLGRLSKLEYFDASNNQLHGDLSEIKGLTNMVDLQLYSNGFTGQIPPELGDFRRLVNVSFYQNKLTGEIPQKLGYWSEFYFIDVSENNLTGSIPPDMCRNGNMSQFLVVQNKLTGGIPATYTNCTSLYRLRVSNNSLSGEIPSGIWGLPKLGLFDISLNEFHGPISEEIGKAASLEGLRVNNNRLSGQIPVSIRNASKLVEMDLNNNQISGRIPETIGYMKKLSILHLQNNKISGSIPETINSCVSLSDINMANNSISGDIPFSFGSLPALNSINLSRNQLVGPIPTTLFSLKLTLLDLSHNHLSGPIPDSFTTNAYSGSFDGNEGLCSRKKIGFQPCSLGMGIPNSPRRQILILLLTVLVFVLLLSITSYLYIRKKRIQKDRNLPLKEESWNVESFDILTFNKDEILNAIKLENQIGQGGSGNVYKVSLSNGMNLAVKCILNSRPEKPKQQSVSLFDAEVRTLSSIRHINVVKLYCSISSEHSRLLVYEFMPNGSLWDQLHSCPKMTLDWETRFEIAIGAAKGLEYLHHGCNRPIIHRDVKSSNILLDEALKPRISDFGLAKIVQIANQNQNDSTQIVAGTHGYIAPEYGYTCKVSEKSDVYSFGVVLMELVTGKKPIEPEFGVNKDIVEWICGKVKTRESALSVVDFTIQGDYREESLKVLRIAIDCIASRPSSRPTMKSVVQMLELSRCCKMLPL, from the exons ATGAAGAAACACCATTTTTGTTGTCTTTTGTCTCTACTTGTTTTCTCTTCGGCCCTCTCCGATGAGCTTGAGTCTATTCTTGCCATCAAATCCGCCCTCAATAATCCTTCTGCCACCATATTCAATACATGGAACCCAACAACCAACAAACTCTGTAATTTCTCCGGAATCACTTGCCACCCAAATGGCGCTGTCCAAATTATCGAGTTATCCCAACAATATTTATCGGGAAAGGTTCCATTTGATTCCATTTGCAAGCTCAAATCCCTGGAGAGGCTCTCTCTCGGCAGCAATTTCCTCGTGGGATCCGTCACAGCCGACTTGAGGAACTGTGTCAATCTCAACTACCTCGATCTTCGCGACAATTTACTTAACGGAGTTGTCCCCGATCTCTCTCCTCTCAAAAAACTCGTCACTTTGTACCTAGAACTTAACGGATTTTCAGGTCCGTTTCCGTGGTATTCATTAGCCAATATGTCGGGTTTAGTTGTGTTGAGCGTTGGCGATAATACTTTTGATAAATCGCCATTCCCGGAGGTTCTCACCTCGCTGAAAAACCTGGAATTGCTCTACTTATCTAACTGCAGTATCGTGGGTTCGATTCCTCGTGGGATCGGGAACCTGAGGAAGCTGCACACTCTGGAGCTAGCAGATAATTATTTGGAAGGGAAGATTCCCTCCGAGATAACAAAGTTAAGGAATCTTAAGATGTTAGAGCTGTACGATAATCTTTTAACAGGAGAATTGCCTGTTGGATTAGGGAGACTTTCAAAACTCGAATACTTTGACGCTTCGAATAATCAACTTCATGGGGATTTGTCGGAAATCAAGGGTCTAACTAATATGGTGGATTTGCAACTTTATTCAAACGGGTTTACCGGCCAGATTCCACCGGAGTTAGGGGATTTCAGGCGGCTGGTGAATGTTTCTTTTTATCAGAACAAATTAACCGGTGAGATCCCACAGAAACTCGGGTACTGGTCGGAGTTTTACTTCATTGACGTGTCGGAAAATAACTTGACGGGTTCCATTCCACCGGATATGTGTCGGAACGGTAATATGTCACAGTTTTTAGTGGTGCAGAACAAGCTTACCGGCGGAATTCCGGCGACATATACAAATTGCACGTCCTTATACCGGCTACGCGTCAGCAACAACTCACTTTCCGGCGAGATTCCCAGTGGCATCTGGGGATTACCGAAACTGGGTCTGTTCGATATTTCTCTAAACGAATTTCATGGTCCGATTTCAGAGGAAATTGGAAAAGCAGCGTCTCTTGAAGGATTACgtgttaataataatagattatcCGGTCAAATTCCGGTATCAATCAGAAACGCATCTAAGCTGGTGGAAATGGATCTCAACAATAACCAAATATCGGGGAGAATTCCAGAAACAATTGGGTACATGAAAAAGCTAAGCATTCTCCATTTACAGAATAATAAAATCTCTGGTTCAATACCAGAAACCATTAATTCTTGTGTTTCTCTGTCTGACATAAACATGGCTAACAATTCAATCTCTGGGGATATACCATTTTCTTTTGGCTCACTTCCAGCTCTCAATTCGATTAACCTGAGCCGAAATCAGCTTGTCGGACCGATACCCACAACCCTTTTTTCTCTCAAACTCACCCTTCTCGATCTTTCTCATAATCACCTCTCTGGACCAATTCCAGATTCATTTACCACGAATGCTTACAGTGGCAGCTTCGACGGAAATGAAGGCTTATGTAGCAGGAAAAAGATAGGATTCCAGCCCTGTTCGTTGGGAATGGGAATCCCTAACAGTCCAAGACGGCAAATACTCATACTTCTTCTAACAGTTCTCGTCTTTGTTTTGCTATTGTCAATCACAAGTTATTTATACATTAGAAAGAAAAGGATTCAAAAAGATCGTAACTTACCCCTGAAAGAAGAATCATGGAATGTGGAATCATTCGATATCCTAACGTTCAACAAAGATGAGATTCTCAATGCGATCAAGCTAGAGAATCAAATCGGACAAGGTGGGTCGGGAAATGTGTACAAGGTTTCTTTATCTAACGGCATGAATTTGGCAGTGAAGTGTATTTTGAATTCTAGACCCGAAAAGCCAAAACAACAAAGTGTTAGTCTGTTCGATGCTGAGGTTCGAACTTTGAGCTCGATCCGACATATAAATGTTGTGAAGCTTTATTGTAGCATTTCGAGTGAACACTCTAGATTGTTAGTGTACGAGTTTATGCCAAACGGGAGTTTGTGGGATCAGCTTCACTCGTGTCCAAAGATGACTCTCGATTGGGAAACAAGGTTCGAGATCGCTATAGGTGCTGCAAAAGGGTTGGAGTATCTTCACCATGGTTGCAACCGTCCCATAATTCATCGAGATGTAAAGTCCAGCAACATTTTATTGGATGAGGCCTTGAAACCTAGAATATCTGATTTTGGACTTGCTAAGATAGTGCAAATtgcaaatcaaaatcaaaatgattcTACTCAAATCGTTGCTGGAACACATGGTTACATCGCTCCCG AATATGGATATACATGCAAGGTTTCCGAGAAGAGCGACGTTTACAGTTTTGGAGTAGTGTTGATGGAATTAGTAACCGGTAAAAAGCCAATCGAGCCAGAGTTTGGAGTGAACAAGGATATTGTAGAATGGATTTGTGGGAAAGTGAAGACTCGAGAAAGTGCATTGAGTGTAGTAGACTTTACAATTCAAGGTGATTATCGAGAAGAGTCGCTCAAGGTTCTAAGAATCGCTATTGATTGTATCGCTAGCCGTCCTTCGTCCAGGCCAACAATGAAAAGTGTGGTCCAAATGTTGGAGTTGTCAAGATGTTGCAAGATGCTACCCTTGTAA